Proteins encoded together in one Mycobacterium simiae window:
- the eccB gene encoding type VII secretion protein EccB — protein sequence MAEDSRGQRGSGYGLGLSTRTQVTGYQFLARRTSMALTRWRVRMEVEPGRRQTLAIVASVSAAVVICLGALLYSFISPAGQVGDSPIIADRDSGALYVRVGDKLYPALNLASARLITGRPDNPHLVRSSQIANIPRGPMVGIPGAPSTFGAKTPTSSSWLICDTVAGSTGVGSPSGVTVTVIDGTPDLSNRRRVLNGSDAVVLSYSGDTWVIREGRRSRIDAANRSVLLPLGLTPEQISMAKPMSRALFDALPVGPELTVPEVQNAGAPATFPGAPGPIGTILVTPQISGPQQYSLVLADGVQTLPPLVAQIMQNAGGANNSKPVTVEPAALAKMPVVNKLDLSSYPDNPLNVTDLRENPSTCWWWQKTSGENRARIQVVSGPTIPVSQSETKKVVSLVKSDTTGRTADQVYFGPNFANFVAVTGNDPGAKTTESLWWLTDAGARFGVDDTREVREALGLQTTPSLAPWVALRLLPQGPTLSRADALVQHDTLPMDTSPAELVVPK from the coding sequence GTGGCGGAAGACAGTCGCGGGCAGCGCGGCTCGGGGTACGGCCTCGGGTTATCGACGCGCACGCAGGTGACCGGCTATCAATTCCTCGCACGCCGGACGTCCATGGCGCTGACCCGGTGGCGGGTCCGCATGGAGGTCGAGCCGGGACGACGGCAGACGCTGGCCATTGTCGCGTCGGTGTCCGCGGCGGTGGTGATCTGCCTGGGTGCGCTGCTGTACTCGTTCATCAGCCCGGCCGGACAGGTCGGCGACTCGCCGATCATCGCTGACCGCGACTCCGGGGCGCTGTATGTCCGCGTCGGCGACAAGCTCTACCCGGCGCTGAACCTGGCATCGGCCCGGTTGATCACCGGACGCCCGGACAACCCGCACCTGGTGCGGTCCAGCCAGATCGCCAACATTCCGCGCGGTCCCATGGTGGGCATCCCGGGCGCGCCATCAACCTTCGGGGCGAAGACTCCGACGTCGTCGTCCTGGCTGATCTGTGACACGGTGGCCGGCTCGACCGGCGTCGGCTCGCCCTCGGGTGTGACGGTCACGGTGATCGACGGCACGCCCGACCTCAGCAACCGCCGCCGGGTCCTGAACGGCTCGGACGCGGTGGTGTTGAGCTACAGCGGCGACACCTGGGTGATCCGGGAGGGGCGCCGGTCGCGCATCGACGCGGCCAACCGCTCGGTGTTGTTGCCGCTGGGATTGACGCCCGAACAAATCAGCATGGCCAAGCCGATGAGCCGCGCCCTGTTCGACGCGTTGCCGGTCGGTCCCGAGCTGACCGTCCCGGAGGTGCAGAACGCGGGCGCCCCGGCGACCTTCCCCGGCGCGCCGGGCCCGATCGGGACGATCCTCGTCACGCCGCAAATCAGTGGGCCGCAACAGTATTCGCTGGTGCTTGCCGATGGTGTGCAGACCCTGCCACCGCTGGTCGCCCAGATCATGCAGAACGCCGGCGGTGCGAACAACAGCAAGCCGGTGACCGTGGAACCGGCCGCGCTGGCGAAGATGCCGGTGGTCAACAAACTGGACCTGTCGTCCTACCCCGACAACCCGTTGAATGTCACCGACCTGCGCGAGAATCCGTCGACCTGCTGGTGGTGGCAGAAGACCAGCGGTGAAAATCGGGCTCGCATCCAGGTGGTGTCCGGCCCGACCATCCCGGTCTCCCAGTCCGAGACGAAAAAGGTCGTCTCGCTGGTGAAGTCCGACACCACCGGCCGCACCGCCGACCAGGTCTATTTCGGACCCAACTTCGCCAACTTCGTGGCCGTCACCGGTAACGATCCCGGCGCCAAAACCACCGAATCGCTATGGTGGTTGACCGATGCCGGTGCTCGATTCGGCGTCGACGATACCCGTGAGGTGCGTGAGGCCTTGGGCTTGCAAACCACACCGAGTTTGGCGCCGTGGGTGGCCCTCCGACTCCTTCCGCAGGGCCCGACGTTGTCCAGGGCTGATGCGTTGGTGCAGCACGACACCCTCCCGATGGATACATCCCCTGCAGAGTTGGTGGTACCGAAGTGA
- the malQ gene encoding 4-alpha-glucanotransferase: MSELAPSLVELAGRFGIATQFDDWTGRRVQISESTLVAVLGALGVAAGTEQERNEALAAQLRSYWARQLPATIVARTGTPTRFWVHVTHGDPAEVLLRLEDGTVHGGVGQVDNFTPPFNLDGRWVGEASFMLPADLPLGYHRVHLRSRGTETSAALIVTPDWLGVPEQLGARRAWGLAAQLYSVRSEQSWGVGDLTDLADLAVWSAARHGADYLLVNPLHAAQFSGPSARMEPSPYLPTSRRFFNPLYLRVEAIPEYGSLAKRGRLRRLRERVQQHADGVDAIDRDTAWAAKREALTVLYRAPRSAGRELAYAAFREREGRALDDFAVWCALAEKYGGDWRTWPDFLRHPTAIGVARFAAKHAEAIDFHRWLQWQLDEQLAAAQSQAVRAGMALGIMHDLAVGVHPCGADAWALQDVLALGVTAGAPPDEFNQRGQDWSQPPWRPDRLDEHEYRPFRALIRAVLRHAGGVRIDHIIGLFRLWWIPEGAPPTDGTYVRYDHEAMVGIVALEAHRAGALVVGEDLGTVEPWVRDYLLLRGVLGTSILWFELDREGTGGPLPAERWREYCLSSVTTHDLPPTAGYLAGDHVRLRESLGLLTRPVAEELEADRTELAGWLGELRRVGLLAADDDDPERVVVALYRYLGRTPSRLLGVALTDAVGDRRTQNQPGTTDEYPNWRVPLTGPDGRPVKLEDVFTDRRAAALAEAVRMTLAPPTI; encoded by the coding sequence ATGAGTGAGCTCGCCCCGTCGTTGGTCGAACTTGCCGGGCGGTTCGGCATCGCCACCCAATTCGACGACTGGACGGGGCGTCGGGTGCAGATCTCGGAGAGCACGCTGGTCGCCGTGCTCGGCGCGCTCGGCGTGGCCGCCGGCACGGAACAAGAACGCAACGAGGCTCTGGCGGCGCAATTGCGCTCGTATTGGGCGCGGCAGTTGCCGGCGACCATTGTCGCGCGCACCGGTACGCCGACTCGGTTCTGGGTGCATGTCACGCACGGGGATCCTGCCGAGGTGCTGCTGCGTCTCGAGGATGGCACGGTGCACGGCGGCGTAGGGCAGGTCGACAACTTCACCCCGCCGTTCAATCTGGACGGGCGGTGGGTCGGCGAGGCCAGCTTCATGCTTCCGGCCGACCTGCCGCTGGGCTATCACCGCGTGCACCTGCGGTCCAGGGGTACCGAGACCAGCGCGGCCCTGATCGTGACGCCGGACTGGCTCGGTGTGCCGGAGCAGCTCGGCGCTCGACGAGCCTGGGGCCTGGCCGCTCAGCTGTACAGCGTGCGGTCCGAGCAGTCCTGGGGCGTCGGCGATCTCACCGACTTGGCCGACTTGGCGGTGTGGTCGGCCGCCCGGCACGGCGCCGACTACCTGCTGGTCAACCCGCTGCACGCGGCCCAGTTCTCGGGGCCATCCGCGCGGATGGAGCCGTCGCCGTATCTTCCGACCTCGCGGCGGTTCTTCAACCCGCTCTACCTGCGCGTCGAGGCCATCCCCGAGTACGGCAGCCTGGCCAAGCGCGGGCGGCTGCGACGGCTGCGGGAGCGAGTCCAACAGCACGCCGACGGTGTCGATGCCATCGACCGAGACACGGCGTGGGCAGCCAAGCGGGAGGCGTTGACGGTGCTCTACCGGGCACCGAGGTCGGCCGGCCGCGAGCTGGCCTATGCCGCCTTCCGCGAGCGCGAAGGCCGAGCCCTCGACGACTTCGCGGTGTGGTGCGCGCTGGCCGAAAAGTACGGCGGCGACTGGCGCACCTGGCCGGATTTCCTGCGCCACCCCACGGCCATCGGGGTGGCCAGGTTCGCCGCAAAACATGCGGAGGCAATCGATTTTCACCGCTGGCTGCAGTGGCAGCTCGACGAACAATTGGCCGCGGCCCAGTCGCAGGCCGTTCGCGCCGGGATGGCACTGGGCATCATGCATGACCTGGCCGTCGGCGTTCATCCCTGCGGCGCCGACGCCTGGGCCCTGCAGGATGTGCTGGCGCTGGGGGTGACGGCGGGGGCGCCGCCCGATGAGTTCAACCAGCGGGGCCAGGATTGGTCGCAACCGCCGTGGCGCCCGGATCGGCTGGACGAGCACGAGTACCGGCCGTTCCGGGCGCTGATCCGGGCGGTGCTGCGCCATGCCGGCGGCGTGCGCATCGACCACATCATCGGGTTGTTTCGGCTGTGGTGGATCCCGGAGGGGGCGCCGCCCACCGACGGCACCTACGTGCGCTATGACCACGAGGCGATGGTCGGCATCGTCGCGCTGGAAGCGCACCGCGCCGGGGCATTGGTGGTCGGCGAGGATCTCGGCACCGTGGAGCCCTGGGTACGCGATTACCTCTTACTCCGCGGCGTGCTGGGCACTTCGATTCTGTGGTTCGAGCTGGACCGGGAGGGAACCGGTGGTCCCCTGCCCGCCGAACGCTGGCGCGAGTACTGCCTGTCCTCGGTGACCACTCACGATCTGCCGCCCACCGCCGGTTATCTCGCCGGCGACCACGTCCGGTTGCGGGAGTCGCTGGGTTTGTTGACCCGGCCGGTCGCCGAGGAGCTCGAAGCCGACCGGACCGAGTTGGCGGGTTGGCTGGGCGAGCTGCGGCGGGTAGGTCTGCTCGCCGCCGACGACGACGATCCGGAGCGCGTGGTTGTCGCCCTCTACCGCTACCTGGGTAGAACGCCGTCCCGGCTGCTCGGGGTGGCGCTGACCGACGCGGTCGGAGATCGGCGGACGCAGAATCAGCCCGGCACCACCGACGAGTATCCGAACTGGCGCGTCCCGCTGACCGGTCCGGACGGTCGCCCGGTCAAGCTCGAGGACGTGTTCACCGATCGGCGGGCCGCCGCCCTGGCCGAGGCGGTCCGCATGACGCTCGCGCCGCCGACGATCTAG
- a CDS encoding nuclear transport factor 2 family protein: protein MTVSADDRAALADLVHRYAAGVDDRQFDAVASLFTVDAQLIVPEPPNILTPVHPHRGRPAIAKALAAVATVTRTEHAIVGEVYDADPPSDTARGRVACVAHHWTQRADDVLDVIWHLRYDDEYVSSANGWRIHRRALTVHAIEARPVRKVLPPDRG, encoded by the coding sequence ATGACCGTTTCCGCGGACGACCGGGCCGCTCTCGCCGATTTGGTGCACCGATATGCCGCCGGCGTCGACGATCGCCAATTCGATGCTGTCGCATCGCTTTTCACGGTCGACGCCCAACTGATAGTGCCAGAACCGCCGAATATCCTGACCCCCGTTCACCCGCACCGCGGACGGCCGGCCATCGCGAAAGCGCTGGCGGCGGTCGCCACGGTCACGCGTACCGAGCACGCGATTGTCGGTGAGGTGTATGACGCGGACCCACCGTCGGACACTGCGCGCGGGCGCGTCGCATGCGTAGCCCATCACTGGACACAGCGCGCCGACGACGTGCTCGACGTGATCTGGCATCTGCGCTACGACGACGAGTACGTGTCGAGCGCGAACGGATGGCGGATCCACCGGCGCGCATTGACCGTCCACGCCATCGAAGCGCGACCCGTGCGGAAGGTGTTGCCGCCCGATCGGGGCTGA
- a CDS encoding type II toxin-antitoxin system Rv0910 family toxin: MAQVDVSTSSELNPAAAWKLASDLGRFGEWMTIFGGWRGEIPSTIEQGTKISSCIKVKGFRNVVHWTVTRYDEPKSIELQGRGRGGIRLTVAMDVTDTHPGSIFHLNADISGGVLSGPIGKVVARVLRSDVRKSVENLAALH; the protein is encoded by the coding sequence TTGGCACAAGTAGACGTTTCGACTTCGTCGGAGCTGAACCCCGCCGCCGCCTGGAAGTTGGCCTCCGATCTGGGCCGCTTCGGCGAATGGATGACGATCTTCGGTGGCTGGCGCGGCGAGATACCGTCCACGATCGAGCAAGGAACCAAGATCTCGTCGTGCATCAAAGTGAAGGGCTTCCGCAACGTCGTGCATTGGACGGTGACCCGCTACGACGAACCCAAATCGATTGAGCTGCAAGGCCGCGGGCGGGGCGGGATCCGGCTCACCGTGGCCATGGACGTCACCGACACGCACCCTGGGTCGATATTTCACCTCAACGCCGACATCAGCGGTGGGGTGCTCAGCGGGCCGATCGGCAAGGTCGTGGCCCGCGTGCTGCGCTCGGATGTCCGCAAATCGGTGGAAAACCTCGCCGCCCTGCACTAA
- a CDS encoding DUF4407 domain-containing protein, which translates to MGAHEVTEQRSAVSRVEEVLTWLGGGHWRDLGERHERSTHVVAGAVVMLGAALAWAVAALALHAATRGPVAALTAIVVGTFGFGLLVGAVTRGIASGPRRGRTGIMGRALVAVALGVMVGELAALAVFSRSIDHRLDERALRTADSVPAVAQPSAILQQARNARGALDDAVAQARVRQDNALVVARCEYHPSPQCPQTRITGDPGSGPETRTANELLADAQRELDAALAARAGQAPELDATISRQEQVVAEARRRVLADAHPDGLGARWIAMNDLTLASTGALILRLATVAFFVLVYLLPLILRAWRGETTYDRHARARAERERAELDSDTAIAIKRAEVRREAEILWAEHQLTQARLAIEAQIEIDREQQRRRVAAAVEGPRSPSSRAPLEPVPNEDHEDHEADGEMYLPIAAEAEAASRAIAEITSGADQSDTPPTPRNLPAQIEPAGEVEMPAERAAPLIPSLPDATRAAARWIRPLVPPILTRVIDNTAAPLRTARQVFEEVEEITFSLKRSRKVTVHSESSERDEQPRSSAVTPDTPAASRGYPADRVGGRDERSPLGLTTADVEDRSLSAAAGERPRQLPHRNGPTELGAPESPRQLPPGT; encoded by the coding sequence ATGGGCGCCCACGAGGTAACCGAGCAGCGCTCAGCCGTCTCCCGGGTCGAGGAGGTTCTAACCTGGCTCGGCGGCGGGCACTGGCGAGACCTGGGCGAGCGGCATGAGCGGTCGACCCATGTAGTCGCGGGCGCCGTGGTGATGCTGGGGGCGGCTTTGGCGTGGGCTGTCGCGGCGTTGGCCCTGCACGCTGCTACCCGCGGCCCGGTGGCTGCGCTGACTGCGATTGTCGTCGGCACGTTCGGGTTCGGACTACTGGTCGGGGCGGTGACGCGCGGCATCGCGAGCGGGCCGCGTCGCGGCCGGACCGGCATCATGGGCCGTGCACTCGTTGCGGTTGCCCTCGGCGTCATGGTCGGTGAGCTCGCCGCGCTCGCGGTGTTTTCCCGGTCGATCGATCATCGTCTCGACGAACGGGCGCTACGCACCGCCGATTCGGTGCCGGCAGTCGCGCAACCGTCGGCCATCCTGCAACAGGCGCGCAATGCCCGCGGCGCACTCGACGACGCCGTCGCACAGGCCCGCGTCCGTCAGGACAATGCGTTGGTCGTCGCTCGCTGCGAATACCACCCCAGCCCCCAGTGCCCACAGACTCGGATCACCGGCGACCCCGGTTCGGGTCCCGAAACCCGGACTGCCAACGAGCTTCTCGCCGACGCACAGCGTGAGCTCGATGCGGCGTTGGCGGCTCGAGCTGGTCAGGCCCCCGAATTGGACGCCACCATTTCGCGCCAGGAGCAGGTCGTCGCCGAGGCTCGGCGACGAGTGCTTGCCGATGCACACCCCGACGGCCTCGGCGCGCGGTGGATCGCCATGAATGACCTGACCCTCGCCAGCACCGGGGCGCTGATCCTGCGACTGGCGACGGTCGCATTCTTCGTGTTGGTGTACTTGCTGCCGCTCATCCTGCGGGCGTGGCGCGGCGAGACGACCTACGACCGCCACGCGAGGGCCCGCGCCGAGCGCGAGCGCGCCGAGCTCGACTCGGACACCGCGATCGCGATTAAGCGGGCCGAAGTTCGTCGCGAGGCCGAGATCCTGTGGGCCGAACACCAACTCACTCAGGCGCGGCTGGCCATCGAGGCGCAGATCGAGATCGACCGCGAGCAGCAACGCCGTCGGGTCGCCGCAGCCGTCGAGGGTCCTCGGTCGCCGTCGTCGCGGGCGCCGCTCGAACCGGTCCCCAACGAAGACCACGAGGACCACGAGGCCGACGGGGAGATGTATCTTCCGATCGCCGCCGAGGCCGAGGCCGCCAGCCGAGCCATCGCCGAAATCACTTCTGGCGCAGACCAATCCGATACACCGCCGACGCCGAGGAACCTGCCGGCGCAGATTGAGCCGGCCGGCGAGGTAGAGATGCCGGCGGAACGCGCCGCACCGCTGATCCCCTCGCTGCCCGACGCGACCCGGGCGGCGGCGCGCTGGATTCGCCCGCTGGTGCCGCCCATTCTCACGCGCGTGATCGACAACACAGCCGCGCCGCTGCGCACCGCGCGCCAGGTGTTCGAAGAGGTCGAAGAGATCACGTTCTCCCTCAAGCGCAGTCGCAAGGTGACGGTCCATTCGGAGAGCTCCGAGCGCGACGAACAGCCTCGAAGCTCGGCTGTGACCCCCGACACCCCCGCGGCTTCGCGCGGGTATCCGGCCGATCGGGTCGGCGGGCGCGACGAGCGCTCCCCGTTAGGGCTCACCACCGCCGACGTCGAGGATCGGTCCTTGAGTGCCGCGGCGGGGGAACGCCCGCGTCAGTTGCCGCACCGCAACGGCCCGACCGAACTGGGCGCGCCCGAAAGTCCGCGCCAGCTGCCGCCCGGAACGTAG
- a CDS encoding cytochrome P450 — protein MEAVTQAGAFFGPDALQDPYPLYERMRAAGQVHRIADSGFYAVCGWDAVNEVIGRPEDFSSNLTATMTYTAEGTVKAFEMDVLDGPTHVLATADDPAHAVHRKLLVRHLAARRIRAIEQFAAETADRLWNDGLCNGHIEWMDAVANTLPMMVVAELIGVPVTDTAQLVRWGYAATQMLEGLIDEEQLASAGIAVMELSGYINAQFDSAATDPQDNLLGELATACAAGDVDAFTAQAIMLILFAAGGESTASLLGSAAWILAQRPDIQRQVRENPSLLPAFIEETLRFEPPFRGHYRHVRHDTTLAGVTLPAGSRLLLLWGAANRDPAHFERPGEFLLDRAETKGHISFGKGAHFCVGAALARLEATIALRLLLDRTTSIEPSGVGPWLPSLLVRRLQRLELAVR, from the coding sequence GTGGAAGCGGTGACCCAGGCGGGCGCATTCTTCGGCCCCGACGCGCTGCAAGATCCCTACCCGCTGTACGAGCGTATGCGTGCCGCCGGGCAGGTACACCGGATCGCCGACTCCGGGTTCTATGCCGTATGCGGGTGGGACGCCGTCAACGAGGTCATCGGCCGGCCCGAGGACTTTTCGTCGAACCTCACCGCCACGATGACCTACACCGCCGAGGGCACCGTCAAGGCCTTCGAGATGGATGTGCTGGACGGACCGACACACGTCCTGGCGACCGCCGACGATCCCGCCCACGCCGTGCACCGCAAGCTACTGGTCCGGCACCTGGCCGCCCGGCGGATCCGTGCGATCGAGCAGTTCGCCGCCGAGACCGCGGATCGGCTCTGGAACGACGGGCTGTGCAACGGGCACATCGAATGGATGGACGCGGTCGCCAACACCTTGCCGATGATGGTGGTAGCCGAATTGATCGGGGTGCCCGTGACCGACACCGCACAACTGGTGCGATGGGGGTACGCCGCCACCCAAATGCTGGAAGGGCTGATCGACGAGGAACAACTGGCCAGCGCCGGCATCGCCGTCATGGAACTCAGCGGCTACATCAACGCCCAATTCGACAGCGCCGCAACCGATCCGCAGGACAATCTGCTGGGCGAGCTCGCGACGGCCTGCGCCGCCGGTGACGTGGATGCCTTCACCGCACAGGCCATCATGCTGATCCTGTTCGCCGCCGGGGGAGAGTCGACGGCGTCGCTGCTGGGCAGTGCGGCCTGGATACTGGCGCAGCGTCCCGACATCCAACGGCAGGTGCGGGAAAACCCGAGCCTGTTACCAGCATTCATCGAAGAGACGTTGCGGTTTGAGCCTCCATTTCGCGGCCACTATCGACACGTGCGACACGACACCACCCTGGCCGGAGTCACCCTGCCCGCGGGCTCGCGTCTGTTGCTGCTCTGGGGAGCCGCTAACCGCGATCCCGCGCATTTCGAGAGACCCGGCGAGTTCCTGCTCGACCGTGCGGAAACCAAGGGGCACATCAGCTTCGGCAAGGGCGCGCACTTCTGTGTCGGTGCCGCGCTGGCGCGCCTGGAGGCCACGATCGCGCTGCGCCTGCTGCTTGACCGAACCACGAGCATCGAACCCTCCGGCGTGGGGCCCTGGTTGCCCAGCCTGCTGGTCCGGCGGCTGCAGCGACTCGAACTCGCCGTGCGCTGA
- a CDS encoding TetR/AcrR family transcriptional regulator, translated as MARADWLVGGDRRALATERIYAAATEMLTREGFERFDIDALAKRVHCSRATVYRYAGGKAEIRDAVITRAASRIVETVRTTVENLSGAQRVVTAITVALKLIRADPLYHLMISPVRVDEMAWLTESPLLSEFATDLTGLTDGDSQAAHWVVRIVLSLMSWPVGDDEVEYQLVQRFVAPAFTDSG; from the coding sequence ATGGCCCGAGCCGATTGGTTGGTCGGTGGCGACCGGCGCGCGCTGGCCACCGAGCGCATTTATGCGGCCGCCACCGAAATGCTCACCCGCGAGGGCTTCGAGAGATTCGACATCGACGCGCTGGCCAAGCGCGTCCACTGCTCGCGCGCCACGGTGTACCGCTACGCCGGCGGCAAGGCTGAGATCCGCGACGCGGTCATCACCCGGGCCGCATCGCGCATTGTCGAAACGGTGCGCACCACCGTCGAGAATCTGAGCGGAGCGCAGCGGGTCGTCACCGCAATCACGGTGGCGCTCAAACTGATCCGCGCCGACCCGCTGTATCACCTGATGATCAGTCCGGTCCGGGTCGACGAGATGGCCTGGCTGACCGAGTCGCCGCTGCTGTCCGAGTTCGCCACCGATCTCACCGGGCTCACCGACGGCGACTCGCAGGCCGCCCACTGGGTGGTGCGCATCGTGCTGTCGCTGATGTCCTGGCCGGTCGGCGACGACGAGGTCGAATACCAACTGGTGCAGCGTTTCGTCGCCCCGGCCTTCACCGACTCCGGCTGA
- a CDS encoding DAPG hydrolase family protein, protein MGGQLYLGYRDDDANTPFGKFFNPEMAALPTHVVRALEHGPQGGMALVSFPDAATVADDGYQQTENGYGLLDDGSYHVAVRTDMPGVTPAMWSWWFGWHGSDTRRYKLWHPRAHLSAAWKDEGKPGCQDGEDYEPRGAERYIGRWSLISEYIGSTMLNGAIQFLAPPELGCPPDEADAVAICARLGASDAPVDVGWFIHHVRSTPDGSEMRSRFWMGGPHIAVRGAPGVASRAVRPIAARVLGSPEANARNLLVHCAQEMNHLAGFLPELYAAFGDE, encoded by the coding sequence ATGGGCGGCCAACTGTACCTCGGCTACCGTGACGACGACGCGAACACGCCGTTCGGCAAGTTCTTCAATCCCGAGATGGCCGCGCTGCCAACGCATGTGGTCCGTGCGCTTGAACACGGACCGCAGGGCGGGATGGCGTTGGTCTCCTTTCCGGACGCCGCGACCGTCGCCGATGACGGGTATCAGCAGACCGAGAACGGCTACGGTCTGCTCGACGACGGGAGCTATCACGTCGCGGTGCGCACCGACATGCCCGGCGTCACACCGGCGATGTGGTCGTGGTGGTTCGGCTGGCACGGCAGCGACACCCGCCGCTACAAGTTGTGGCACCCGCGGGCGCATCTGTCCGCGGCCTGGAAGGACGAGGGGAAACCGGGGTGCCAGGACGGCGAGGACTACGAGCCCCGAGGTGCCGAGCGGTACATCGGGCGCTGGTCGTTGATCAGCGAGTACATCGGGTCGACGATGCTCAACGGTGCGATTCAATTCCTGGCGCCGCCGGAGCTGGGCTGTCCGCCCGACGAAGCCGACGCCGTGGCGATCTGTGCCCGGTTGGGTGCCAGCGATGCGCCGGTGGATGTCGGCTGGTTCATCCATCACGTCCGCTCGACCCCGGACGGGTCGGAGATGCGGTCCCGATTCTGGATGGGCGGTCCCCATATTGCGGTACGCGGTGCCCCCGGCGTCGCGTCGCGGGCGGTGCGTCCGATCGCGGCTCGGGTCTTGGGCAGCCCGGAAGCCAACGCCCGCAACCTGCTGGTGCATTGCGCGCAGGAGATGAATCATCTGGCCGGCTTCCTGCCGGAGCTCTACGCCGCGTTCGGCGACGAGTAG
- a CDS encoding FAD-binding oxidoreductase → MAALPVGRHFKRGDEGYEPARRGTVWNQRVPGRYPEVIVQAVDTEDIVAALRYAKTNRLKVNIRSGGHSWAANHLRDGAVLIDVKRIDHATIDVDKHVAIVGPGKGGSILMSELQAQNLFFPAGHCKGVCLGGYLLQGGYGWNSRVWGLACENVIGLDVVTAEGELIHCDADNHSDLYWAARGAGPGFFGVVTSFYLKLYPRPGACGTSVYVYPIELADEIYTWARNVSAEVDRRVEMQIVASRSVPSMNLDTPAITFASPAFADTDKEAEEALAIFDTVPVIDKALVKIPYLPTDMPTWYTAVMSNYLSDYRYVADNMWTSAPAADLLPGIHRIIDTIPDHPSHFLWLNWGPSPKRPDMAYSIEDEVYLALYGAWKNESDDPRYGDWARSNMAAMSHLATGIQLADENLGQRPARFASDEAMERLDKIRAAYDPDGLFNSWMGRL, encoded by the coding sequence GTGGCTGCGTTACCTGTAGGTCGACACTTCAAGCGCGGCGACGAGGGGTACGAACCTGCCCGTCGCGGCACGGTCTGGAATCAGCGGGTGCCCGGTCGATATCCGGAGGTGATCGTGCAGGCTGTCGACACCGAGGACATCGTCGCCGCCCTGCGCTACGCCAAGACCAACCGCCTCAAGGTCAACATTCGGTCCGGGGGCCACAGTTGGGCGGCCAACCACCTTCGCGATGGGGCGGTGTTGATCGACGTCAAGCGGATCGACCACGCCACCATCGATGTCGACAAGCATGTCGCCATCGTCGGGCCGGGCAAGGGCGGCAGCATCCTGATGAGTGAGTTGCAGGCCCAGAATCTCTTCTTTCCCGCCGGGCACTGCAAGGGCGTGTGCCTCGGCGGCTACCTGCTGCAGGGCGGATACGGCTGGAACAGCCGTGTCTGGGGGTTGGCTTGCGAGAACGTCATCGGCCTGGACGTGGTGACCGCCGAGGGGGAGTTAATCCATTGCGACGCAGACAATCACAGTGACCTGTACTGGGCCGCGCGCGGCGCCGGGCCGGGCTTCTTCGGTGTCGTCACCTCGTTCTACCTCAAGCTGTATCCACGCCCGGGCGCCTGCGGCACCAGTGTCTACGTCTATCCGATCGAGCTGGCCGACGAGATCTACACCTGGGCTCGCAACGTCAGCGCCGAGGTCGACCGCCGGGTCGAAATGCAGATCGTCGCGAGCCGCAGCGTGCCGAGCATGAACCTCGACACCCCGGCCATCACCTTTGCCTCGCCGGCGTTTGCCGACACCGACAAAGAAGCCGAGGAAGCGTTGGCCATCTTCGACACCGTGCCGGTGATCGACAAGGCGCTGGTCAAGATTCCTTACCTGCCAACCGATATGCCCACCTGGTACACGGCGGTGATGAGCAACTACCTGTCCGACTACCGCTACGTCGCGGACAACATGTGGACGTCGGCGCCCGCGGCAGACCTACTGCCGGGCATCCACCGGATCATCGACACGATCCCCGACCACCCGTCGCACTTCCTGTGGCTGAACTGGGGACCGTCGCCGAAGCGGCCAGACATGGCCTACAGCATCGAAGACGAGGTCTACCTCGCGCTCTACGGTGCCTGGAAGAACGAGTCCGACGATCCACGGTACGGCGACTGGGCCCGGTCCAACATGGCCGCGATGTCGCACCTGGCGACCGGGATTCAGCTGGCCGACGAAAACCTCGGCCAGCGTCCCGCACGGTTCGCCAGCGACGAGGCGATGGAGCGCCTCGACAAAATACGGGCCGCCTACGATCCCGATGGTCTGTTCAACAGTTGGATGGGACGACTCTGA